Proteins encoded by one window of Sorangium aterium:
- a CDS encoding inorganic phosphate transporter has protein sequence MNTLLVTLTLVIVVALVFDYINGFHDTANAIATVVSTGVLPIRTAVMLAALFNFGGALTGTAVASTIGKGLIVPSAVTQVVVLSALVGAIFWNLFTWYFGIPSSSSHALVGGLVGAGAGRAGTAAVQGAGLLKVVKSLVISPLVGFVISFFGMIAIFWIVRRTRPAVVNRRFRTLQMVSAGFMALSHGSNDAQKTMGIITMSLVAYGVIPAGHGDFHVPLWVVFACATAMALGTAAGGVRIIKTMGTKIIDLKPIHGFAAETSAAATILTSSFLGMPVSTTHVITGCIMGAGASQRVSAVRWGVTTRILWAWVLTIPVSAVVAWACYRGLSSILGG, from the coding sequence ATGAACACTCTCCTCGTCACGCTGACCCTCGTGATCGTGGTCGCGCTCGTCTTCGATTACATCAACGGCTTCCACGACACGGCCAACGCCATTGCCACGGTGGTGAGCACCGGTGTCCTCCCCATCCGCACCGCCGTGATGCTCGCGGCGCTGTTCAACTTCGGGGGCGCGCTCACCGGCACGGCGGTGGCGAGCACCATCGGGAAAGGGCTCATCGTCCCTTCCGCGGTGACCCAGGTGGTCGTGCTCAGCGCCCTCGTGGGCGCGATCTTCTGGAACCTCTTCACCTGGTATTTCGGTATCCCATCGTCGTCGTCTCACGCCCTCGTGGGCGGGCTCGTGGGCGCGGGCGCCGGGCGGGCGGGCACCGCGGCCGTGCAGGGCGCGGGGCTCTTGAAGGTGGTCAAGAGCCTGGTCATCAGCCCCCTCGTGGGGTTCGTGATCTCCTTCTTCGGGATGATCGCCATCTTCTGGATCGTCCGGCGCACCCGGCCGGCGGTGGTCAATCGGCGCTTCCGGACCCTGCAGATGGTCTCCGCGGGCTTCATGGCGCTCTCGCACGGGAGCAACGACGCCCAGAAGACGATGGGCATCATCACCATGTCGCTGGTCGCGTACGGCGTGATCCCTGCGGGCCACGGCGACTTCCACGTGCCGCTCTGGGTGGTCTTCGCCTGCGCGACGGCCATGGCCCTCGGCACGGCGGCGGGCGGGGTGCGGATCATCAAGACCATGGGCACCAAGATCATCGACCTCAAGCCGATTCATGGCTTCGCGGCCGAGACCAGCGCTGCGGCGACCATCTTGACCTCGTCGTTCCTCGGGATGCCGGTGTCGACGACGCACGTGATCACCGGCTGCATCATGGGCGCGGGCGCGAGCCAGCGGGTGAGCGCGGTGCGCTGGGGCGTGACCACGCGCATCCTCTGGGCCTGGGTGCTCACCATCCCTGTGAGCGCCGTGGTGGCGTGGGCCTGCTACCGCGGGCTCTCGTCGATCCTCGGCGGTTGA
- a CDS encoding DUF47 domain-containing protein, translated as MMWLDRVIKSLLPREEHFFDLLERGADCALQSANVLSECCSARSASERQALVSRITDIEHAADAVIRDVYDALNKTFVTPLDRSDIYALATDLENVSDRVHSTMMRVVVHAMEDLPPASQELAAKILEGCSEIHSAVKLLRGMKRVAEINRHCKAIAKLEHDGDQIFRSAIVDLFNTEKDAIHLIKHKEFLEGLENTLDACDDVANALEALVIKNA; from the coding sequence ATGATGTGGCTCGATCGGGTCATTAAATCGCTTTTACCTCGTGAAGAGCACTTCTTCGACTTGCTCGAGCGGGGCGCCGACTGCGCCCTGCAGAGCGCCAACGTCCTCTCGGAGTGCTGCAGCGCCCGGAGCGCCAGCGAGAGGCAAGCCCTGGTCTCGCGCATCACCGACATCGAGCACGCGGCCGACGCGGTGATCCGCGACGTCTACGACGCTCTCAACAAGACGTTTGTCACGCCGCTCGATCGCTCCGACATCTACGCCCTCGCGACCGACCTCGAGAACGTCTCCGATCGCGTCCACTCCACGATGATGCGCGTCGTGGTCCACGCCATGGAGGATCTCCCGCCGGCGAGCCAGGAGCTCGCCGCCAAGATCCTGGAAGGGTGCAGCGAGATCCACAGCGCCGTCAAGCTGCTCCGGGGGATGAAGCGGGTCGCCGAGATCAACCGACATTGCAAGGCCATCGCCAAGCTCGAGCACGACGGCGATCAGATATTCCGCTCGGCGATCGTCGACCTCTTCAACACCGAGAAGGACGCTATCCACCTCATCAAGCACAAGGAGTTCCTCGAGGGGCTCGAAAACACGCTCGACGCCTGCGATGACGTCGCCAACGCGCTGGAGGCGCTGGTGATCAAGAACGCCTGA
- a CDS encoding AraC family transcriptional regulator: MTPRPATQPATVFAQALGIAVVTASQRDGMAPPEVCARVGVDPAVLGRPDARVTHDELCRAWAALSAADESFGVRAAVLVDAAPQSLVEYTFASAGDVRGAVRAFLRFQRLIHDAAAHTFEEGPAHVTFRFALAPGHTAPSAVWDYLAATTVLRFRRAATPPREPTVVRLVRPPPAEDALARSVFRAPIRYGEPRAEVEYPRAVLDARMSTTDPMLFALLAQQLERALGLPAGEHRVLPRAEEDVLARVRRELRTAIPQGEATLDRVARAVGQSARSLQRRLSERGTSFQAIVDDARRAMAEELLAAHRATVTEAAFAVGFTDVAAFTRAFKRWNGVPPGAWSRRR, encoded by the coding sequence GTGACCCCGCGCCCCGCGACCCAGCCGGCCACGGTCTTCGCGCAGGCGCTCGGCATCGCGGTCGTGACCGCGTCGCAGCGCGACGGCATGGCGCCGCCCGAGGTGTGCGCGCGCGTCGGCGTCGACCCTGCGGTGCTCGGCCGCCCCGACGCGCGGGTGACGCACGACGAGCTCTGCCGCGCGTGGGCCGCGCTCTCGGCTGCGGACGAGTCGTTCGGCGTGCGCGCCGCGGTGCTCGTCGACGCCGCGCCGCAGTCGCTCGTCGAGTACACGTTCGCGAGCGCGGGCGACGTGCGCGGCGCGGTGCGGGCGTTCCTGCGCTTCCAGCGGCTCATCCACGACGCCGCCGCGCACACGTTCGAGGAGGGGCCGGCCCACGTGACGTTCCGCTTCGCGCTCGCGCCGGGCCACACGGCCCCGAGCGCTGTGTGGGACTACCTCGCGGCGACCACCGTCCTGCGCTTCCGGCGCGCCGCGACGCCCCCCCGCGAGCCCACGGTCGTCCGCCTCGTGCGCCCGCCGCCCGCGGAGGACGCGCTCGCGCGCAGCGTCTTTCGCGCGCCCATCCGCTACGGCGAGCCGCGCGCCGAGGTCGAGTACCCGAGGGCGGTGCTCGACGCGCGGATGAGCACCACCGACCCGATGCTCTTCGCGCTCCTCGCCCAGCAGCTCGAGCGCGCGCTCGGCTTGCCCGCGGGCGAGCACCGCGTGCTCCCGCGCGCCGAGGAGGACGTGCTCGCGCGCGTGCGGCGCGAGCTGCGCACGGCGATCCCGCAGGGCGAGGCCACGCTCGACCGCGTCGCGCGCGCCGTCGGCCAGAGCGCGCGCAGCCTCCAGCGCCGCCTGTCCGAGCGCGGGACGAGCTTCCAGGCGATCGTCGACGACGCGCGGCGCGCGATGGCCGAGGAGCTCCTCGCGGCGCACCGCGCGACCGTGACCGAGGCGGCGTTCGCTGTCGGGTTCACGGACGTCGCCGCGTTCACGCGCGCGTTCAAGCGCTGGAACGGCGTGCCGCCCGGCGCGTGGTCCCGCCGCCGCTGA
- a CDS encoding aldo/keto reductase: MTDLPTRLLGRTGVRVTTLGFGAMELRGAPRGPELSDQEAERILNDVLDSGINFIDTSIDYGRSEERIGRFLSHRRHEYFLASKCGCVVGGAQGEHVHTAQNIRHGVENSLRLLKTDHLDLVQFHRSLTRQEFEQDGALEEALKLKSEGKVRFLGVSGTLPNLVEQIELGVFDAFQIPYSALQREHEEVISKAAQAGAGTIIRGGVARGAPTDWQRTNYMLPGTTMQDRWERARLDELLDGQTRIEFTLRFTLSHPGLSTTIVGTRDPKHLRDNLEFARKGPLPSEVVAEAKRRLTQAGSTPEAVPATGVRAAGAAQATAQA; encoded by the coding sequence ATGACCGATTTGCCCACTCGCCTGCTCGGACGCACCGGCGTCCGCGTCACCACCCTCGGTTTCGGCGCCATGGAGCTGCGAGGCGCCCCGCGGGGCCCTGAGCTCTCGGATCAGGAGGCGGAGCGCATCCTGAACGACGTGCTGGACTCCGGGATCAACTTCATCGACACCTCCATCGATTACGGTCGCAGCGAGGAGCGGATCGGGCGCTTCCTCTCGCACCGCAGGCACGAGTACTTCCTGGCTTCGAAATGCGGGTGTGTCGTCGGCGGAGCCCAGGGCGAGCACGTGCACACGGCGCAGAACATCCGGCACGGCGTGGAGAACAGCTTGCGCCTGCTGAAGACGGACCACCTCGATCTGGTGCAGTTTCACCGGAGCCTCACCCGGCAGGAGTTCGAGCAGGACGGCGCCCTCGAAGAGGCGCTGAAGCTCAAGAGCGAGGGGAAGGTGCGCTTCCTCGGCGTCTCCGGCACGCTGCCCAACCTGGTCGAGCAGATCGAGCTCGGCGTCTTCGACGCCTTCCAGATCCCGTACTCCGCGCTGCAGCGCGAGCATGAAGAGGTGATCAGCAAGGCCGCCCAGGCCGGCGCCGGGACGATCATCCGCGGCGGCGTGGCGCGCGGCGCGCCCACCGATTGGCAGCGCACGAATTACATGCTGCCGGGCACCACGATGCAGGACCGGTGGGAGCGAGCCAGGCTCGACGAGCTGCTCGATGGCCAGACCCGGATCGAGTTCACCCTGCGCTTCACGCTGTCGCACCCGGGACTCAGCACCACGATCGTCGGGACCCGGGACCCGAAGCACCTGCGCGACAACCTGGAGTTCGCGAGGAAGGGCCCCCTGCCGAGCGAGGTGGTCGCCGAGGCGAAGCGGCGCTTGACCCAGGCGGGATCGACGCCGGAGGCCGTGCCCGCGACGGGCGTACGCGCGGCCGGCGCGGCGCAGGCGACGGCGCAGGCGTAG
- a CDS encoding M90 family metallopeptidase, which produces MLAFLRKRRRDAVRREPFPPTWREILDRNVPCFSRLPAEDQQELLGHIQVFLDEKPFEGCGGLEITDEIRVTVAAQACLLLLHRETDYYPELEVVLVYPSTYVARGREVREGGIVVEGDRARLGESWSRGSVVLAWDGVLAGAADMSDGHNLVLHEFAHQLDQEEGPADGAPELPERSMYAAWARILGREYERLLRDEATLKRTVIDPYGATNPAEFFAVVTEAFFEKPRKLRAKHPELYEQLKAFYCQDPAGR; this is translated from the coding sequence ATGCTGGCCTTCCTCAGGAAGCGGCGGCGCGACGCCGTCCGCCGCGAGCCCTTTCCGCCCACGTGGCGCGAGATCCTCGACCGGAACGTGCCCTGCTTCAGCCGCCTTCCGGCCGAGGACCAGCAGGAGCTCCTCGGGCATATCCAGGTCTTTCTGGACGAGAAGCCGTTCGAAGGGTGCGGCGGCCTGGAGATCACCGACGAGATCCGGGTCACGGTGGCGGCCCAGGCGTGCCTCCTCCTCTTGCACCGCGAGACCGACTACTACCCTGAGCTCGAGGTCGTCCTCGTTTACCCGAGCACCTACGTGGCCCGCGGCCGGGAGGTGCGGGAGGGGGGCATCGTCGTCGAGGGCGATCGCGCGCGGCTCGGAGAGTCGTGGTCGCGGGGGTCGGTCGTGCTCGCGTGGGACGGCGTGCTCGCGGGCGCGGCGGACATGAGCGACGGTCACAACCTCGTGCTCCACGAGTTCGCGCACCAGCTCGACCAGGAAGAAGGCCCCGCCGACGGCGCGCCCGAGCTGCCCGAGCGCTCGATGTACGCGGCGTGGGCGCGCATCCTCGGCCGCGAGTACGAGCGCCTCCTCCGCGACGAGGCGACCCTCAAGCGCACGGTCATCGATCCGTACGGCGCGACGAACCCGGCCGAGTTCTTCGCTGTCGTCACCGAGGCCTTCTTCGAGAAGCCTCGGAAGCTCAGGGCGAAGCACCCGGAGCTCTACGAGCAGCTGAAGGCGTTCTACTGCCAGGACCCGGCCGGCCGCTAG